One window of Nocardia sp. NBC_00508 genomic DNA carries:
- a CDS encoding LLM class F420-dependent oxidoreductase, producing MIDQEEETGMKFGMLFANTGTMGEPAVAADLARTAEGLGFESLWASQHVVVPADYASPCPYTQNGRMPGGDDVSIPDPLVWLGYISAATNTIRLATGTMIAPLLNPVVLAKQLATLDHLSGGRVEAGIGLGWLKEEFDAVGVPFEDRGARADEYISAMRALWTQPVASHHGKYVNFDNCILRPQPAQKTVPIHIGGNSVASARRAGSYGDGFFPMTREADALKSLLTEMRNAAVAQDRDLDDIEVTVSTTLIGKNALAELDILRGLGVSRVLVPAALFWGDPAAAMRRYQADVMVPFNGR from the coding sequence GTGATCGATCAGGAGGAAGAAACAGGGATGAAATTCGGTATGCTCTTCGCGAACACGGGGACGATGGGCGAGCCGGCGGTTGCGGCCGACCTGGCGAGGACGGCCGAGGGGTTGGGGTTCGAATCCCTGTGGGCCAGTCAGCATGTCGTCGTTCCCGCCGATTATGCGTCACCGTGTCCCTATACCCAGAACGGTCGGATGCCGGGCGGCGACGATGTGTCGATCCCGGATCCGCTGGTGTGGCTCGGGTATATCTCCGCGGCGACGAACACCATACGGCTGGCGACCGGCACGATGATCGCTCCCCTGCTGAATCCAGTCGTCCTGGCCAAGCAACTCGCCACGCTCGACCACCTCAGCGGCGGGCGGGTCGAGGCAGGCATCGGACTGGGCTGGTTGAAGGAGGAGTTCGACGCCGTCGGCGTACCTTTCGAGGATCGTGGTGCGCGTGCCGACGAATACATTTCCGCCATGCGAGCACTGTGGACGCAGCCGGTCGCCAGCCATCACGGCAAGTACGTCAACTTCGACAACTGCATTCTGCGTCCGCAGCCGGCCCAGAAGACCGTACCCATCCATATCGGCGGTAATTCCGTCGCATCGGCCAGGCGAGCGGGGAGCTACGGCGATGGATTCTTTCCGATGACCAGGGAGGCCGACGCGCTGAAATCGCTGCTGACCGAGATGAGAAATGCCGCGGTCGCGCAAGACAGGGATCTGGATGATATCGAGGTCACCGTCAGTACCACCCTCATCGGAAAGAACGCCCTTGCGGAACTGGACATTCTGCGCGGCCTCGGTGTCAGTAGGGTATTGGTCCCCGCGGCGCTGTTCTGGGGCGACCCGGCGGCGGCGATGCGGCGGTATCAGGCGGATGTCATGGTTCCCTTCAACGGTCGGTGA
- a CDS encoding LLM class flavin-dependent oxidoreductase, producing the protein MARLRFGYFIAPFHRAGTNPTLALQRDLDFIEHIDALGYDEAWLGEHHSAGSEIIGSPEIFIAAAAQRAKRIRFATGVISLSYHNPLWVADRLMLLDHLTHGRLIGGFGPGSLPTDAGMIGLSQTDTRELLETNLDIVVRLLAGETVSAKTPTHELRDARLQLAPYSEGGIPLAVAAVSSPTGARLAGKHGIGLISIGSTLTLENFNALQYHWDIAEKQAAAFGTRVDRKNWALAGPFHIAETDEQAREDVKFGIESWFRYFQKVAAFPHLTVPGEQIDEMITIINDLGVGVIGTPERAQAQVQRLWDQSGGFGCMLQMAHEWANPAATKRSAELFADEVMPHFQGQAQPTLDAAARAAQVRDELAQQHQEVIDQMTKKYHDETAS; encoded by the coding sequence ATGGCTCGACTTCGGTTCGGGTACTTCATCGCACCTTTTCACCGCGCGGGTACCAACCCGACGCTCGCGCTACAGCGCGACCTCGACTTCATCGAACATATCGATGCACTCGGCTACGACGAGGCATGGCTGGGCGAACATCACTCGGCGGGCAGCGAAATAATCGGTTCGCCGGAGATCTTCATCGCCGCGGCCGCGCAACGGGCCAAGCGAATCCGATTCGCCACCGGCGTCATCTCCCTCTCCTACCACAACCCATTGTGGGTCGCGGACCGGCTGATGCTGCTCGACCATCTCACGCACGGCCGGCTGATCGGCGGGTTCGGTCCGGGTTCACTTCCGACGGACGCCGGAATGATCGGTTTGAGTCAAACCGATACCCGCGAACTCCTCGAGACGAATCTCGATATCGTTGTCCGTCTGCTGGCCGGCGAAACCGTCAGCGCGAAAACACCGACGCACGAATTGCGTGACGCTCGATTGCAACTCGCCCCCTATTCCGAGGGCGGGATACCGCTGGCCGTCGCGGCGGTCTCCTCCCCCACCGGTGCGCGGCTGGCCGGAAAGCACGGCATCGGCCTGATCTCCATCGGCTCGACGCTGACCCTCGAGAACTTCAACGCACTCCAGTACCACTGGGATATCGCCGAGAAACAGGCCGCGGCCTTCGGCACCCGGGTCGACCGGAAGAACTGGGCCCTGGCCGGGCCGTTCCATATCGCCGAGACCGACGAGCAAGCCCGCGAGGATGTCAAGTTCGGCATCGAGTCGTGGTTCCGCTACTTCCAGAAGGTGGCCGCCTTCCCGCACCTCACGGTGCCGGGCGAGCAGATCGACGAGATGATCACCATCATCAACGATCTCGGAGTGGGTGTCATCGGCACGCCGGAGCGCGCGCAGGCGCAGGTTCAGCGACTGTGGGACCAGTCCGGCGGATTCGGCTGCATGCTGCAGATGGCCCACGAATGGGCGAACCCCGCGGCCACCAAGCGATCGGCCGAGCTCTTCGCCGACGAGGTGATGCCGCACTTCCAGGGCCAAGCGCAGCCGACACTGGACGCCGCAGCCCGGGCCGCCCAGGTGCGCGACGAACTCGCCCAGCAGCACCAAGAGGTCATCGATCAGATGACGAAGAAGTACCACGACGAAACCGCTTCATAG
- a CDS encoding cytochrome P450 — MPPEEIEFDPFSEDYFNGPFETYRRLREDAPVYYNEKYDFYALSRHVDVAAGHKNFETYSSAEGVDLGTVQSGEPPMHKSIITMDPPEHRHMRGLVNKVFTPRAIEELRPLATDLIDRHLHAADTAKFDVVQDFSALFPIEVITTMLGVPDERRGQIRLWLDDFLHREPGAVKISQTGLQAALQMLVVYYQVVRERRARPRNDMISDLVSATVQRENGEVTGLDNTEIAQFALVLGGAGAVTVTRLVASMVVLFAQHPEQWEKLQADRSKIPAAVEEVLRYESPTQYNVRRSREDVTLHGVTIPAGKPVFLLVGAANRDPDAWKEPDVFDIDRDRTQALNLGFGFGIHTCLGAALARMESAIALQRLLDFMPRYEVDWDGCRRVNMQNLAGWSNVPVRVSVDPDNTRRPHLGVSTRNE, encoded by the coding sequence GTGCCTCCTGAAGAAATAGAATTCGACCCTTTCTCGGAAGACTATTTCAACGGACCGTTCGAGACGTATCGCCGGTTGCGTGAAGACGCGCCGGTCTATTACAACGAGAAGTACGACTTCTACGCTTTGAGCCGCCATGTCGATGTCGCGGCCGGGCACAAGAACTTCGAGACATATTCCTCGGCAGAGGGGGTGGACCTCGGCACCGTGCAATCGGGGGAACCTCCCATGCACAAGTCGATCATCACCATGGATCCACCCGAGCACCGCCATATGCGCGGCCTCGTCAACAAGGTGTTCACACCGCGTGCGATCGAAGAGCTGCGCCCCTTGGCGACGGATCTGATCGACCGGCATCTCCATGCCGCGGACACCGCGAAATTCGATGTCGTTCAGGACTTCTCGGCGCTGTTCCCCATCGAGGTCATCACCACGATGCTCGGCGTCCCCGACGAGCGTCGGGGGCAGATCCGGCTGTGGCTCGACGACTTCCTGCACCGCGAGCCGGGCGCGGTGAAGATCTCACAAACCGGTCTCCAGGCAGCCCTGCAGATGCTGGTCGTCTACTACCAGGTGGTGCGGGAGCGCAGGGCCCGGCCGCGCAACGACATGATCAGCGATCTTGTGTCGGCCACGGTGCAGCGCGAGAACGGTGAGGTCACCGGCCTGGACAACACCGAAATCGCCCAGTTCGCACTGGTTCTGGGCGGAGCGGGCGCGGTGACCGTGACCCGGCTGGTGGCCAGCATGGTGGTGTTGTTCGCCCAGCACCCCGAGCAGTGGGAGAAATTGCAGGCCGATCGCAGCAAGATCCCCGCCGCGGTCGAGGAGGTGCTCCGCTACGAATCACCGACGCAGTACAACGTGCGCCGCTCCCGCGAGGACGTCACGCTGCACGGCGTCACCATTCCCGCGGGCAAGCCGGTGTTCCTGCTGGTCGGCGCGGCCAATCGCGATCCCGACGCCTGGAAGGAGCCCGATGTCTTCGATATCGATCGCGACCGCACCCAGGCGCTGAATCTCGGATTCGGCTTCGGCATCCACACCTGCCTGGGGGCGGCGCTGGCCCGTATGGAAAGCGCCATCGCCCTGCAGCGATTGCTCGACTTCATGCCACGGTACGAGGTCGATTGGGACGGCTGCCGGCGGGTGAACATGCAAAATCTCGCGGGCTGGAGCAATGTCCCGGTGCGCGTTTCCGTAGATCCCGATAACACACGCCGACCACACCTCGGCGTGTCCACCCGCAACGAGTGA
- a CDS encoding nuclear transport factor 2 family protein — protein MTSKDAGSEELVERYLQIIADHDFEKFGELLTDDCEFTLVPIGYTWKGREDVIGALTVSGGEDSHDGEPTVRIISSFRNDDHVVVEYERKAVVRGVRLNIDGYCWIARIRDGRIDSIREYINPSNPGIALLLSVVLRAYPRLTRRKTRK, from the coding sequence ATGACGTCGAAAGACGCCGGCTCCGAGGAACTTGTCGAGCGATACCTGCAGATCATCGCCGACCACGATTTCGAAAAGTTCGGTGAGCTGCTGACCGATGATTGCGAGTTCACTCTCGTCCCCATCGGTTACACCTGGAAGGGCCGCGAGGACGTCATCGGGGCGCTCACCGTCTCGGGAGGTGAGGATTCGCACGACGGCGAGCCCACCGTGCGGATCATCAGCTCGTTCCGGAACGACGATCATGTCGTGGTCGAGTACGAGCGCAAGGCCGTCGTGCGTGGTGTCCGGCTGAATATCGACGGCTACTGCTGGATAGCGCGTATTCGCGACGGCCGTATCGATTCGATCCGCGAGTACATCAATCCCAGCAATCCGGGCATCGCCCTGCTCCTGAGTGTCGTCTTGCGGGCTTATCCACGCCTCACGCGTCGCAAGACGCGAAAGTAG
- the nocL gene encoding 3-methyl-2-indolic acid synthase: protein MTVDIQVGRRFHLPELSRAAEKAQNLDVGDILGLDIDAELPDDPAAVALALIRDTSVSTEELRIAAERRIAQRSPRLHTFVPLYTTNHCDSECKMCGMKKSNTRMIRKLAGKREIEDQLRILLEHEGVAGVGFLTGEYEDEYTRQVNAFRIGWAIRTAFDMGFQRVYFNIGSMTTAEIETLGEWIDRDEPVTMCVFQETYDRHTYERFMGSKDGAPKADYDRRIQSFDRWLDAGFKYVNPGALIGLHDIESEMIALVSHATYLARRGGIVDISLPRLRPAMASSSRTKVDDQSYIRLMAAIAFVCPDQRLVLTNREGKALRDSVIDLCGVISPGSPDVAPYRRGDDIVNEENSSQFLVADLARPSTILKQITDTGRAVQNFAPDPH, encoded by the coding sequence ATGACTGTCGATATCCAGGTGGGCCGGAGATTTCACCTTCCAGAGCTGAGCCGAGCGGCGGAGAAGGCGCAGAACCTCGATGTGGGGGACATACTGGGGCTCGACATCGATGCCGAACTCCCCGACGACCCCGCCGCGGTGGCCCTGGCGTTGATTCGCGATACCTCGGTCTCCACCGAGGAATTGCGGATCGCCGCCGAACGGCGGATCGCCCAGCGGTCACCGCGACTGCATACGTTCGTTCCGCTGTACACGACGAACCACTGTGATTCCGAATGCAAGATGTGCGGCATGAAGAAGAGCAACACGCGGATGATCCGGAAGCTCGCCGGGAAGCGCGAGATCGAGGACCAGCTGCGTATCCTGCTCGAACACGAGGGCGTCGCCGGCGTCGGGTTCCTGACCGGCGAATACGAAGACGAATACACCCGGCAGGTCAACGCCTTTCGCATCGGCTGGGCGATCCGGACCGCGTTCGACATGGGGTTTCAGCGCGTCTATTTCAATATCGGCAGCATGACGACAGCCGAGATCGAAACACTCGGCGAATGGATCGACCGCGATGAACCGGTGACCATGTGCGTGTTCCAGGAGACGTACGACCGTCACACTTACGAACGCTTCATGGGAAGCAAGGACGGCGCCCCCAAAGCGGACTACGACCGGCGCATCCAGTCCTTCGACCGATGGTTGGACGCCGGGTTCAAGTACGTGAACCCGGGAGCCTTGATCGGCCTGCACGATATCGAATCGGAAATGATCGCGCTGGTCTCCCACGCGACCTACCTCGCCCGGCGCGGCGGGATCGTCGACATCTCGCTGCCGCGGCTGCGGCCCGCCATGGCATCGAGCAGCCGGACCAAGGTCGACGACCAGTCCTACATCCGCCTGATGGCCGCGATCGCTTTCGTCTGCCCGGACCAGCGACTGGTCTTGACCAACCGGGAGGGAAAGGCATTGCGGGACAGCGTCATCGACCTGTGTGGCGTCATCAGCCCCGGCAGCCCGGACGTCGCGCCGTATCGGCGGGGCGACGACATCGTGAACGAGGAGAACTCCTCACAGTTCCTGGTCGCGGACCTGGCCCGGCCGTCGACGATCTTGAAACAGATCACCGACACCGGCCGTGCCGTGCAGAACTTCGCCCCTGATCCCCACTGA
- a CDS encoding polyprenyl synthetase family protein produces the protein MNAIPSSGTRISRAPDPHTALAERRALLHDGMRRAVAELSDEIRPIITYHLGWTDPDGRPASGDAGKCLRGCLTLLSAEAVGATPEIAVPGAVAVELVHNFSLLHDDIVDLDRERRHRPSAWTVFGVGPTIVAGDVLLMRALDVLGGTGNAEAAVELATATSTMIEGQAVDLSYQVRRDVAVDDVLTMSEKKTAALIGCSTSLGALLGGGSPDLVATLRDFGTALGIAFQAIDDILGTWGDPAVTGKDVGGDVRRRKLTLPLSAAMGRPGVEATELRTLMNNATDLTPAQVARAIHLIEHCGGRQWTERCANRHHQLALAALAVVDNGTDAWRLLSEVGEFAVGRSY, from the coding sequence ATGAACGCCATCCCCTCGTCCGGCACGCGGATCTCGCGTGCGCCCGACCCGCACACCGCACTGGCCGAGCGCCGCGCCCTACTGCACGACGGAATGCGCCGCGCCGTCGCGGAACTGAGCGACGAGATCAGACCGATCATCACCTATCACCTGGGCTGGACCGATCCCGACGGAAGACCCGCGAGCGGTGACGCGGGTAAATGCCTGCGCGGCTGCCTGACACTCCTGTCCGCCGAGGCGGTGGGAGCGACACCGGAAATCGCTGTTCCCGGCGCGGTGGCGGTGGAGCTGGTCCACAATTTCTCGCTTCTGCACGACGACATCGTCGACCTGGACCGGGAACGCCGGCACAGGCCGTCCGCGTGGACCGTGTTCGGGGTCGGACCCACCATCGTCGCGGGTGATGTCCTGCTGATGCGCGCCCTCGACGTCCTCGGCGGCACCGGCAACGCCGAAGCCGCCGTCGAGCTGGCCACCGCGACATCGACAATGATCGAGGGCCAGGCGGTCGACCTGTCCTATCAGGTGCGCCGCGATGTCGCCGTCGACGACGTGCTGACGATGTCGGAGAAGAAGACCGCGGCCCTGATCGGCTGCTCGACCTCGCTCGGGGCACTGCTCGGCGGCGGGTCGCCGGACCTGGTCGCGACGCTCCGGGACTTCGGGACCGCTCTCGGCATCGCGTTCCAGGCGATCGACGACATTCTCGGCACCTGGGGCGACCCCGCTGTCACCGGCAAGGACGTCGGTGGCGACGTGCGCCGCCGGAAGCTCACCTTGCCGCTGTCCGCCGCGATGGGGCGGCCCGGGGTGGAGGCCACGGAACTGCGCACCTTGATGAACAATGCCACCGACCTCACCCCGGCGCAGGTCGCCCGGGCGATCCACCTGATCGAGCACTGCGGGGGCAGGCAGTGGACCGAACGCTGTGCGAACCGGCACCATCAGCTGGCGCTCGCCGCGCTCGCCGTCGTGGACAACGGCACCGACGCGTGGCGGCTGTTGTCGGAAGTGGGGGAGTTCGCGGTCGGCCGCTCGTATTGA
- a CDS encoding non-ribosomal peptide synthetase — translation MPIPDIPDDSVRDLAIGMGASFRQIWLALFAALVHRYTGETDFLVAEATAKGLLAHRVDLAGSPGFRELVGRVTAESGQVPELLGPIPAESLLELVQPEARASERTPFTAAFGTSLDVSGTGATDIAELTVVIDRGVLVYHPERCSRADAELIAGHLATLTAAVLADPDRPVRGLPILAPHERATLLVEWNATAVPVEPFRTLQARIAELAVADPGRPAVVDATATVTFGELDRAADRLAAYLGSVGVQRGDRVGILLERSAANVISLLAILRSGASAVPLDPSNPHSRTAFMLDDSGATAVVTVDAMTPQLAGTHGLRVISLDGDAAAIGSAVASAPPPDPEPDDICHVFYTSGSTGQPKAVLERHGAMANMIAWTGRACGVTRGDRATWISSPGFSVGLMEWIPFLANGTTVYTASADAARDPKRLRDWLIENAITHTLLVSSAAERVWSLDWPDLCALRYMVVAGEQVRRWPRAGLPFEVVVSYGSTETTLVASTFDAATGLRVTSATVTEAERDSPPPIGKPIANVRVYVLDEAGEPVPRGVVGELYVAGTGIAAGYLDRPELNSERFVPSPVPEEPDAIVCRTRDLVRYRADGMLEFLGRADQQIKIRGFRVEPGEIEALLSARPDILECAVALEPTTTGGRLIAYLVPADGAELSASGLRAELSERLPHHMLPAQFRILDTLPRSRSGKVDRTALTPSVGLRLSGLSI, via the coding sequence GTGCCCATTCCGGATATTCCCGACGACTCGGTCCGGGATCTCGCAATTGGTATGGGGGCGTCTTTTCGGCAGATCTGGCTGGCATTGTTCGCGGCCCTCGTGCACAGGTATACCGGCGAGACGGATTTCCTCGTTGCCGAGGCCACGGCGAAGGGCCTGCTGGCCCATCGCGTCGACCTCGCGGGCTCCCCAGGCTTCCGGGAGCTGGTCGGCAGAGTGACCGCCGAATCCGGCCAGGTGCCGGAACTTCTCGGTCCGATACCGGCCGAGAGCCTCCTCGAGCTGGTTCAGCCCGAGGCACGAGCCTCGGAGCGCACACCCTTCACCGCAGCGTTCGGGACCTCGCTCGACGTATCCGGCACCGGCGCAACGGATATCGCCGAGCTGACCGTGGTCATCGATCGCGGTGTGCTGGTCTACCACCCCGAGCGGTGCTCCCGCGCCGACGCCGAGCTGATCGCGGGCCATCTCGCGACGCTCACCGCCGCCGTACTCGCGGATCCGGATCGCCCGGTGCGCGGCCTGCCGATCCTGGCCCCGCACGAGCGCGCGACCCTGCTCGTCGAGTGGAATGCCACGGCCGTGCCCGTCGAACCCTTCCGGACGCTCCAGGCGAGGATCGCCGAGCTCGCCGTCGCCGACCCGGGGCGCCCCGCCGTCGTCGACGCGACCGCAACCGTGACCTTCGGCGAACTCGACCGGGCCGCCGACCGCCTCGCCGCGTACCTCGGTTCCGTCGGCGTTCAGCGAGGCGACCGGGTGGGGATCCTGCTGGAGCGTTCCGCGGCGAATGTCATCAGCCTGCTGGCGATTCTGCGCAGCGGCGCGTCCGCGGTACCGCTGGATCCGTCGAACCCGCACTCGCGCACCGCGTTCATGCTCGACGACTCCGGGGCGACGGCAGTGGTCACCGTGGACGCCATGACACCACAGCTGGCGGGTACCCACGGGCTGCGGGTCATCAGCCTCGACGGCGACGCCGCCGCCATCGGCTCGGCCGTAGCGTCCGCTCCGCCGCCGGATCCGGAGCCGGACGACATCTGTCATGTGTTCTACACCTCGGGGTCCACCGGGCAACCGAAGGCCGTACTGGAACGGCACGGTGCGATGGCGAACATGATCGCCTGGACCGGGCGCGCCTGTGGCGTCACTCGCGGCGACCGCGCCACCTGGATCTCCTCGCCCGGATTCTCGGTCGGGCTCATGGAGTGGATCCCCTTCCTGGCCAACGGCACCACCGTGTACACGGCATCCGCCGACGCCGCGCGGGATCCGAAACGGTTGCGGGACTGGCTGATCGAGAACGCGATAACGCACACATTGCTGGTCAGCTCGGCCGCCGAACGGGTGTGGTCACTGGATTGGCCGGACCTCTGCGCGCTGCGCTACATGGTGGTCGCCGGTGAACAGGTCCGCCGCTGGCCGCGCGCCGGGCTGCCGTTCGAGGTCGTGGTGAGCTACGGCTCGACGGAGACGACGCTCGTGGCCTCGACCTTCGACGCCGCGACCGGCCTGCGCGTCACCTCGGCCACCGTGACCGAGGCGGAGCGGGACAGCCCGCCGCCGATCGGAAAGCCGATCGCCAACGTTCGCGTCTACGTCCTCGACGAGGCGGGCGAGCCCGTGCCCCGCGGGGTGGTGGGTGAACTGTATGTGGCGGGCACCGGAATCGCCGCCGGCTACCTCGACCGACCCGAGCTGAACAGCGAACGCTTCGTACCGAGCCCAGTGCCCGAGGAGCCCGACGCGATCGTCTGCCGGACCCGGGACCTGGTTCGCTATCGCGCCGACGGAATGCTGGAGTTCCTCGGCCGGGCCGACCAGCAGATCAAGATCCGGGGATTCCGTGTCGAGCCCGGCGAGATCGAAGCCCTGCTGTCGGCCAGGCCGGACATTCTGGAGTGCGCCGTGGCGTTGGAGCCGACGACCACCGGCGGGCGCCTGATCGCCTACCTGGTTCCCGCGGACGGCGCCGAGCTGTCGGCCAGCGGATTACGCGCCGAACTGTCGGAGCGGCTGCCGCATCACATGCTCCCAGCGCAATTCCGGATTCTGGACACACTGCCGAGATCGCGCTCGGGAAAGGTCGATCGCACCGCGCTGACTCCGTCGGTCGGCCTGCGCCTGTCGGGTTTGTCGATCTGA
- a CDS encoding acyl carrier protein, which translates to MKYRPWHRLSRPTAEDDGAANKRRTRDIERFVGQFISRLIGEELDDDYASLALVNLGLDSVGAIDLGAAIEQEFGVETEPADIKLAMTVAQLAKLIQRRAGGE; encoded by the coding sequence GTGAAATACAGACCGTGGCATCGTCTTTCACGACCGACGGCCGAAGATGACGGCGCGGCGAACAAAAGACGAACTCGGGACATCGAGAGATTCGTCGGTCAATTCATTTCCCGGCTCATCGGCGAGGAACTGGACGACGACTACGCGAGCCTGGCATTGGTGAATCTGGGCCTGGACTCGGTCGGCGCGATCGACCTGGGTGCGGCGATCGAACAGGAATTCGGCGTCGAAACAGAACCGGCGGACATCAAACTCGCGATGACGGTCGCGCAACTGGCGAAGCTGATCCAACGACGCGCGGGCGGGGAGTAG
- a CDS encoding cytochrome P450 family protein — MKHDRSPIELGDEYYRNPHAAYDRLRDLGPVHYVRFPDGRTGWLVTGYEAAKAAFADTTVSKVIQSPGARAALTDHGGDQRVKSGLFSDMMVFYDPPQHTRLRNLLTGAFAGPAVRNLAPSVEKIADSLLADMAADPREIHDLLDSYAIPLPTMVISSLLGVPRGDRDKFRTWTTVIFSGEHSTGDKFAIMQEFVAYIRQLIETKISAPGTDLLSELVAARKDDDRLTDRELVSMVFMLLVAGFETTAHLIGNAIAILLADAEVHRSLCADPGRIPDFVEEVLRYESSACEATFRYTTVPTDLGGTEIPAGELVMVSMAAADRDPQRFPDPQRFDMDRAQNNHIAFGYGMHKCVGAQLARLEAVIAITFLLDRYPDIRLAAGATLSWRRSLLVRGLTNLPLVLSPG; from the coding sequence ATGAAGCACGATCGGTCACCTATCGAACTGGGCGACGAGTACTACCGGAATCCGCATGCCGCCTACGACAGGCTGCGCGACCTGGGGCCGGTCCACTACGTCAGGTTTCCCGACGGCCGCACCGGATGGCTGGTCACCGGCTACGAGGCCGCGAAGGCGGCGTTCGCCGACACCACCGTCAGCAAGGTGATCCAGTCGCCGGGCGCCCGGGCGGCGCTCACCGATCACGGCGGCGACCAGCGGGTCAAGAGCGGCTTGTTCAGTGACATGATGGTCTTCTACGATCCGCCGCAACACACGCGGCTGCGCAATCTCCTGACCGGCGCGTTCGCCGGACCGGCTGTCCGGAACCTGGCCCCGAGCGTCGAGAAGATCGCCGATTCCCTCCTCGCCGACATGGCCGCCGATCCGCGCGAGATCCACGACCTGCTGGATTCCTACGCGATTCCGCTACCGACAATGGTTATTTCGTCGCTGCTCGGAGTGCCGCGTGGCGATCGCGACAAATTCCGCACGTGGACGACAGTCATCTTCTCCGGCGAGCATTCCACGGGCGACAAATTCGCGATCATGCAGGAGTTCGTCGCCTATATCCGACAGCTGATCGAGACGAAGATCTCGGCCCCGGGCACCGATCTGCTGTCCGAACTCGTCGCGGCCAGAAAAGACGACGACCGGCTGACCGATCGGGAACTGGTCAGTATGGTGTTCATGCTCCTCGTCGCCGGGTTCGAGACCACAGCGCATCTCATCGGCAACGCCATCGCGATCTTGCTCGCCGATGCCGAAGTCCATCGGTCACTGTGTGCCGACCCGGGTCGCATACCGGATTTCGTCGAAGAAGTTCTGCGCTATGAATCGTCGGCCTGTGAAGCCACCTTCCGGTATACGACAGTCCCTACCGACTTGGGCGGCACCGAGATCCCCGCTGGGGAACTCGTCATGGTGTCGATGGCCGCCGCCGACCGTGACCCACAGCGATTCCCGGACCCCCAGCGCTTCGATATGGATCGTGCGCAGAACAATCACATCGCCTTCGGGTACGGGATGCACAAATGTGTCGGTGCACAATTGGCGCGCCTGGAGGCGGTCATCGCGATCACCTTTCTGCTGGACCGGTATCCCGATATTCGACTCGCCGCCGGCGCGACCCTGTCATGGCGGAGAAGCCTCCTCGTCCGCGGGCTGACGAACCTGCCACTAGTCCTTTCCCCAGGCTGA
- a CDS encoding thioesterase II family protein: protein MTRSTTTVTGGTRWLLRPPDPEATARLFCLPYSGVGASMFAQWPRRIGGTEICPIQLPGRENRIGERHFGSYEQLAVDLTEALKPWLTVPFAVFGHCSGALPAFETVVRIEELGLPSPEMLFVSGQVAPHDCPFDRLLDLDEDGLRAELSEVIRSRGAVARPALVEAALTVLRDDLAATRRYHRSPPVRLGCGITAIHWDRDVEIERPQLDGWLRYSDTCRIVELSGGHYDVLNAPDPLLRAISAWGKD from the coding sequence GTGACTCGTTCGACCACGACTGTCACCGGCGGGACGCGCTGGTTGCTGCGCCCGCCGGATCCGGAGGCGACGGCACGACTGTTCTGCCTGCCGTATTCGGGGGTCGGCGCGTCGATGTTCGCGCAGTGGCCGCGGCGGATCGGAGGTACCGAGATCTGCCCGATCCAGCTGCCCGGCAGGGAGAACCGGATCGGTGAGCGGCACTTCGGTTCTTACGAGCAGCTCGCGGTAGACCTCACCGAGGCGCTGAAGCCTTGGCTGACAGTGCCTTTCGCTGTCTTCGGTCATTGCTCCGGCGCGCTGCCCGCATTCGAGACCGTGGTCAGGATCGAGGAACTCGGCCTTCCGTCACCGGAAATGCTGTTCGTCTCCGGCCAGGTCGCCCCCCATGATTGCCCGTTCGACCGCCTGCTCGACCTGGACGAGGACGGGCTCCGCGCCGAACTGTCGGAGGTGATCCGCAGCCGCGGCGCGGTGGCTCGTCCGGCGCTGGTGGAGGCCGCACTGACGGTATTGCGCGACGACCTCGCGGCAACTCGCCGATACCACCGGTCCCCGCCGGTCCGCCTCGGGTGCGGGATAACGGCCATACATTGGGACCGCGATGTCGAGATCGAGCGTCCGCAACTCGACGGATGGCTGCGGTACAGCGACACCTGCCGGATAGTCGAACTGTCCGGCGGTCACTATGACGTCCTGAACGCGCCGGACCCGCTGCTGCGGGCGATATCAGCCTGGGGAAAGGACTAG